In a single window of the Mesoplodon densirostris isolate mMesDen1 chromosome 18, mMesDen1 primary haplotype, whole genome shotgun sequence genome:
- the LIG3 gene encoding DNA ligase 3 isoform X1, whose product MLNVHLFVYIFREFRASPPWTYFNFPSHPVSCMTLAFKTLLPPTLRALSQKELCLFREQHHWPDVRQFSRWSETVLRGHHLLQRRKPVVSFQESNLRPRATCLVFLPGSHVGLCSGPCEMAEQRFCVDYAKRGTAGCKKCKEKIVKGVCRIGKVVPNPFSESGGDMKEWYHIKCMFEKLERARATTKKIEDLTELEGWEELEDNEKEQISQHIADLSSKAANTPKKKAVVQAKLTATGQVTSPVKGASFVTNTNPRKFSGFSAKPNNSGEAHSSPTPKTSLSSSKCDPKHKDCLLREFRKLCAMVAENPSYNTKTQIIQDFLQKGSAGDGFHGDVYLTVKLLLPGVIKSVYNLNDKQIVKLFSRIFNCNSDDMARDLEQGDVSETIRVFFEQSKSFPPAAKSLLTIQEVDEFLLRLSKLTKEDEQQQALQDIASRCTANDLKCIIRLIKHDLKMNSGAKHVLDALDPNAYDAFKASRNLHDVVERVLRNEQEVKKEPGRKRALSVQASLMTPVQPMLAEACKSIEYAMKKCPNGMFSEIKYDGERVQVHKNGDHFSYFSRSLKPVLPHKVAHFKDYIPQAFPGGHSMILDSEVLLIDNKKGKPLPFGTLGVHKKAAFQDANVCLFVFDCIYFNDVSLMDRPLCERRKFLHDNMVEIPNRIMFSEMKQVAKASDLADMINRVLQEGLEGLVLKDVKGTYEPGKRHWLKVKKDYLNEGAMADTADLVVLGAFYGQGSKGGMMSIFLMGCYDPSSQKWCTVTKCAGGHDDATLARLQKELDMVKISKDPSKIPSWLKINKIYYPDFIVPDPKKAAVWEITGAEFSKSEAHTADGISIRFPRCTRIRDDKDWKSATDLPQLKELYQLSKERAAFAIVAADEGGCTTGGSSGENEGTSGPAVSHEAPRASPKQPSARAKKAGGKLSSSNSKGGNKLAAKPSPVKVGEKRKAPDETPCQAKVRVLLDIFTGVRLYLPPSTPDFSRLRRYFVAFDGDLAQEFDVASATHVLGSRDKNPEAQQVSPEWIWACIRKRRLVAPC is encoded by the exons ATGCTGAATGTGCACCTTTTTGTATACATTTTCAGGGAGTTCAGAGCCTCCCCACCATggacttattttaattttcccaGCCATCccgtgag CTGTATGACTTTGGCTTTTAAGACCCTCTTACCACCAACTCTCCGCGCGCTCAGCCAAAAAGAACTGTGCCTATTCCGAGAACAGCATCACTGGCCTGACGTAAGACAGTTCAGCCGGTGGTCAGAAACAGTTCTTCGTGGACACCACCTCCTCCAGAGAAGAAAGCCTGTTGTGTCATTCCAGGAAAGCAATCTAAGACCACGTGCCACCTGCCTAGTTTTCTTGCCAGGGTCGCATGTGGGACTCTGCAGTGGCCCCTGTGAGATGGCAGAGCAACGGTTCTGTGTGGACTATGCCAAGCGGGGCACAGCTGGCTGCAAAAAATGCAAGGAAAAGATTGTAAAGGGCGTGTGCCGAATCGGCAAGGTGGTGCCCAATCCCTTTTCAGAGTCAGGGGGCGATATGAAAGAGTGGTACCACATTAAATGCATGTTTGAGAAACTGGAGCGGGCCCGGGCCACcacaaaaaaaattgaggacCTCACAGAGCTGGAAGGCTGGGAAGAGCTGGAAGATAATGAGAAAGAACAGATAAGCCAGCACATTGCAG ATCTGTCTTCCAAGGCAGCAAACACACCAAAGAAGAAAGCTGTTGTCCAGGCTAAGTTGACAGCCACTGGCCAGGTGACATCTCCAGTGAAAGGTGCCTCATTTGTCACCAATACCAATCCCCGGAAATTTTCTGGCTTTTCAG CGAAGCCCAACAACTCTGGGGAAGCCCACTCAAGCCCTACCCCTAAGACAAGTCTGTCCTCAAGCAAATGTGACCCTAAGCACAAGGATTGTCTGCTACGCGAGTTTCGGAAGTTGTGTGCCATGGTGGCTGAAAATCCTAGCTACAACACGAAGACCCAGATCATCCAGGACTTCCTTCAGAAAGGCTCAGCAGGAG ATGGTTTCCACGGTGACGTGTACCTAACAGTGAAGCTGCTGCTGCCGGGTGTTATTAAGAGTGTTTACAACTTGAATGATAAGCAGATTGTGAAGCTTTTCAGCCGCATTTTTAACTGCAACTCAGATGATATGGCACGAGACCTAGAGCAG GGTGACGTGTCAGAGACAATCAGAGTCTTCTTTGAGCAGAGCAAGTCTTTCCCCCCAGCTGCCAAGAGCCTTCTTACCATCCAGGAGGTGGATGAATTCCTCCTGCGGCTCTCCAAGCTCACCAAGGAGGACGAGCAGCAGCAGGCCCTGCAGGACATCGCCTCCAG GTGTACAGCCAATGACCTTAAGTGCATCATCAGGTTGATCAAACATGATCTGAAGATGAACTCAGGTGCAAAACATGT GTTAGATGCCCTAGACCCCAATGCCTACGACGCCTTCAAAGCCTCGCGCAACCTGCACGATGTGGTGGAGCGGGTCCTCCGCAACGAGCAGGAGGTGAAGAAGGAGCCAGGCCGGAAACGAGCTCTGAGTGTCCAGGCCTCACTGATGACCCCGGTGCAGCCCATGCTG GCCGAGGCCTGCAAGTCCATCGAGTACGCGATGAAGAAGTGTCCGAATGGCATGTTCTCTGAGATCAAGTATGATGGGGAGCGAGTCCAGGTGCATAAGAACGGGGACCACTTCAGCTACTTCAGCCGCAGTCTCAAGCCAGTCTTGCCGCACAAG GTGGCCCACTTTAAGGACTACATCCCCCAGGCTTTCCCTGGGGGCCACAGCATGATCTTGGACTCTGAGGTGCTCCTGATCGACAACAAGAAAGGCAAACCACTGCCCTTTGGGACTCTGGGAGTGCACAAG AAAGCTGCCTTCCAGGATGCTAATGTCTGCCTGTTTGTTTTTGATTGTATCTACTTCAATGATGTCAGCTTGATGGATAG gcctctgtgtGAACGGCGGAAGTTTCTTCACGATAACATGGTTGAAATTCCCAACCGGATCATGTTCTCAGAAATGAAGCAAGTCGCA AAAGCTTCCGACTTGGCTGACATGATCAACCGGGTGCTCCAAGAGGGCTTGGAAGGGCTGGTGCTGAAGGACGTGAAG GGTACATATGAGCCTGGAAAGCGTCACTGGCTGAAAGTGAAGAAGGACTATTTGAACGAGGGGGCCATGGCTGACACAGCTGACCTGGTGGTGCTTGGGGCCTTCTATGGGCAAGGGAGCAAAG gtGGCATGATGTCCATCTTCCTCATGGGCTGCTATGACCCGAGCAGCCAGAAGTGGTGCACAGTCACCAAGTGCGCAGGAGGTCACGACGACGCGACGCTCGCCCGCCTACAGAAGGAACTGGACATGGTGAAGATCAGCAAG GATCCCAGCAAGATACCCAGCTggctgaaaatcaataagatctACTATCCTGACTTCATCGTTCCAGACCCAAAG AAAGCTGCAGTGTGGGAGATCACAGGGGCTGAATTCTCGAAATCTGAGGCTCACACAGCCGATGGGATCTCCATCCGTTTCCCTCGCTGCACCCGAATCCGTGATGATAAGGACTGGAAGTCTGCCACTGACCTCCCCCAACTCAAG GAACTGTACCAGCTCTCCAAGGAGCGGGCGGCTTTCGCCATAGTGGCCGCAGATGAGGGGGGCTGCACTACAGGGGGCAGCAGCGGAGAGAACGAGGGCACCTCGGGGCCAGCTGTGTCCCACGAGGCCCCGAGAGCCTCCCCCAAGCAGCCCTCCGCCCGTGCCAAGAAGGCAGGAGGGAAGCTGAGTAGCTCCAACAGCAAAGGCG GCAACAAGCTGGCTGCAAAGCCTTCCCCTGTGAAAGTGGGAGAGAAGCGGAAGGCTCCTGATGAGACCCCATGCCAAGCAAAAGTGAGG GTGCTGCTGGACATCTTCACCGGGGTGCGGCTCTACCTGCCGCCCTCCACGCCAGACTTCAGCCGTCTCCGACGCTACTTTGTGGCATTCGATGGGGACCTGGCGCAGGAATTTGACGTGGCCTCAGCCACACACGTGCTGGGTAGCAGGGACAAGAACCCTGAGGCCCAGCAGGTCTCCCCGGA
- the LIG3 gene encoding DNA ligase 3 isoform X3: protein MLNVHLFVYIFREFRASPPWTYFNFPSHPVSCMTLAFKTLLPPTLRALSQKELCLFREQHHWPDVRQFSRWSETVLRGHHLLQRRKPVVSFQESNLRPRATCLVFLPGSHVGLCSGPCEMAEQRFCVDYAKRGTAGCKKCKEKIVKGVCRIGKVVPNPFSESGGDMKEWYHIKCMFEKLERARATTKKIEDLTELEGWEELEDNEKEQISQHIADLSSKAANTPKKKAVVQAKLTATGQVTSPVKGASFVTNTNPRKFSGFSAKPNNSGEAHSSPTPKTSLSSSKCDPKHKDCLLREFRKLCAMVAENPSYNTKTQIIQDFLQKGSAGDGFHGDVYLTVKLLLPGVIKSVYNLNDKQIVKLFSRIFNCNSDDMARDLEQGDVSETIRVFFEQSKSFPPAAKSLLTIQEVDEFLLRLSKLTKEDEQQQALQDIASRCTANDLKCIIRLIKHDLKMNSGAKHVLDALDPNAYDAFKASRNLHDVVERVLRNEQEVKKEPGRKRALSVQASLMTPVQPMLAEACKSIEYAMKKCPNGMFSEIKYDGERVQVHKNGDHFSYFSRSLKPVLPHKVAHFKDYIPQAFPGGHSMILDSEVLLIDNKKGKPLPFGTLGVHKKAAFQDANVCLFVFDCIYFNDVSLMDRPLCERRKFLHDNMVEIPNRIMFSEMKQVAKASDLADMINRVLQEGLEGLVLKDVKGTYEPGKRHWLKVKKDYLNEGAMADTADLVVLGAFYGQGSKGGMMSIFLMGCYDPSSQKWCTVTKCAGGHDDATLARLQKELDMVKISKDPSKIPSWLKINKIYYPDFIVPDPKKAAVWEITGAEFSKSEAHTADGISIRFPRCTRIRDDKDWKSATDLPQLKELYQLSKERAAFAIVAADEGGCTTGGSSGENEGTSGPAVSHEAPRASPKQPSARAKKAGGKLSSSNSKGGNKLAAKPSPVKVGEKRKAPDETPCQAKVRRRPASEQRGRSAVPAGRR from the exons ATGCTGAATGTGCACCTTTTTGTATACATTTTCAGGGAGTTCAGAGCCTCCCCACCATggacttattttaattttcccaGCCATCccgtgag CTGTATGACTTTGGCTTTTAAGACCCTCTTACCACCAACTCTCCGCGCGCTCAGCCAAAAAGAACTGTGCCTATTCCGAGAACAGCATCACTGGCCTGACGTAAGACAGTTCAGCCGGTGGTCAGAAACAGTTCTTCGTGGACACCACCTCCTCCAGAGAAGAAAGCCTGTTGTGTCATTCCAGGAAAGCAATCTAAGACCACGTGCCACCTGCCTAGTTTTCTTGCCAGGGTCGCATGTGGGACTCTGCAGTGGCCCCTGTGAGATGGCAGAGCAACGGTTCTGTGTGGACTATGCCAAGCGGGGCACAGCTGGCTGCAAAAAATGCAAGGAAAAGATTGTAAAGGGCGTGTGCCGAATCGGCAAGGTGGTGCCCAATCCCTTTTCAGAGTCAGGGGGCGATATGAAAGAGTGGTACCACATTAAATGCATGTTTGAGAAACTGGAGCGGGCCCGGGCCACcacaaaaaaaattgaggacCTCACAGAGCTGGAAGGCTGGGAAGAGCTGGAAGATAATGAGAAAGAACAGATAAGCCAGCACATTGCAG ATCTGTCTTCCAAGGCAGCAAACACACCAAAGAAGAAAGCTGTTGTCCAGGCTAAGTTGACAGCCACTGGCCAGGTGACATCTCCAGTGAAAGGTGCCTCATTTGTCACCAATACCAATCCCCGGAAATTTTCTGGCTTTTCAG CGAAGCCCAACAACTCTGGGGAAGCCCACTCAAGCCCTACCCCTAAGACAAGTCTGTCCTCAAGCAAATGTGACCCTAAGCACAAGGATTGTCTGCTACGCGAGTTTCGGAAGTTGTGTGCCATGGTGGCTGAAAATCCTAGCTACAACACGAAGACCCAGATCATCCAGGACTTCCTTCAGAAAGGCTCAGCAGGAG ATGGTTTCCACGGTGACGTGTACCTAACAGTGAAGCTGCTGCTGCCGGGTGTTATTAAGAGTGTTTACAACTTGAATGATAAGCAGATTGTGAAGCTTTTCAGCCGCATTTTTAACTGCAACTCAGATGATATGGCACGAGACCTAGAGCAG GGTGACGTGTCAGAGACAATCAGAGTCTTCTTTGAGCAGAGCAAGTCTTTCCCCCCAGCTGCCAAGAGCCTTCTTACCATCCAGGAGGTGGATGAATTCCTCCTGCGGCTCTCCAAGCTCACCAAGGAGGACGAGCAGCAGCAGGCCCTGCAGGACATCGCCTCCAG GTGTACAGCCAATGACCTTAAGTGCATCATCAGGTTGATCAAACATGATCTGAAGATGAACTCAGGTGCAAAACATGT GTTAGATGCCCTAGACCCCAATGCCTACGACGCCTTCAAAGCCTCGCGCAACCTGCACGATGTGGTGGAGCGGGTCCTCCGCAACGAGCAGGAGGTGAAGAAGGAGCCAGGCCGGAAACGAGCTCTGAGTGTCCAGGCCTCACTGATGACCCCGGTGCAGCCCATGCTG GCCGAGGCCTGCAAGTCCATCGAGTACGCGATGAAGAAGTGTCCGAATGGCATGTTCTCTGAGATCAAGTATGATGGGGAGCGAGTCCAGGTGCATAAGAACGGGGACCACTTCAGCTACTTCAGCCGCAGTCTCAAGCCAGTCTTGCCGCACAAG GTGGCCCACTTTAAGGACTACATCCCCCAGGCTTTCCCTGGGGGCCACAGCATGATCTTGGACTCTGAGGTGCTCCTGATCGACAACAAGAAAGGCAAACCACTGCCCTTTGGGACTCTGGGAGTGCACAAG AAAGCTGCCTTCCAGGATGCTAATGTCTGCCTGTTTGTTTTTGATTGTATCTACTTCAATGATGTCAGCTTGATGGATAG gcctctgtgtGAACGGCGGAAGTTTCTTCACGATAACATGGTTGAAATTCCCAACCGGATCATGTTCTCAGAAATGAAGCAAGTCGCA AAAGCTTCCGACTTGGCTGACATGATCAACCGGGTGCTCCAAGAGGGCTTGGAAGGGCTGGTGCTGAAGGACGTGAAG GGTACATATGAGCCTGGAAAGCGTCACTGGCTGAAAGTGAAGAAGGACTATTTGAACGAGGGGGCCATGGCTGACACAGCTGACCTGGTGGTGCTTGGGGCCTTCTATGGGCAAGGGAGCAAAG gtGGCATGATGTCCATCTTCCTCATGGGCTGCTATGACCCGAGCAGCCAGAAGTGGTGCACAGTCACCAAGTGCGCAGGAGGTCACGACGACGCGACGCTCGCCCGCCTACAGAAGGAACTGGACATGGTGAAGATCAGCAAG GATCCCAGCAAGATACCCAGCTggctgaaaatcaataagatctACTATCCTGACTTCATCGTTCCAGACCCAAAG AAAGCTGCAGTGTGGGAGATCACAGGGGCTGAATTCTCGAAATCTGAGGCTCACACAGCCGATGGGATCTCCATCCGTTTCCCTCGCTGCACCCGAATCCGTGATGATAAGGACTGGAAGTCTGCCACTGACCTCCCCCAACTCAAG GAACTGTACCAGCTCTCCAAGGAGCGGGCGGCTTTCGCCATAGTGGCCGCAGATGAGGGGGGCTGCACTACAGGGGGCAGCAGCGGAGAGAACGAGGGCACCTCGGGGCCAGCTGTGTCCCACGAGGCCCCGAGAGCCTCCCCCAAGCAGCCCTCCGCCCGTGCCAAGAAGGCAGGAGGGAAGCTGAGTAGCTCCAACAGCAAAGGCG GCAACAAGCTGGCTGCAAAGCCTTCCCCTGTGAAAGTGGGAGAGAAGCGGAAGGCTCCTGATGAGACCCCATGCCAAGCAAAAGTGAGG AGGCGGCCGGCCAGCGAGCAGAGAGGAAGGAGCGCTGTGCCAGCAGGCAGGCGATAG
- the LIG3 gene encoding DNA ligase 3 isoform X2, whose translation MTLAFKTLLPPTLRALSQKELCLFREQHHWPDVRQFSRWSETVLRGHHLLQRRKPVVSFQESNLRPRATCLVFLPGSHVGLCSGPCEMAEQRFCVDYAKRGTAGCKKCKEKIVKGVCRIGKVVPNPFSESGGDMKEWYHIKCMFEKLERARATTKKIEDLTELEGWEELEDNEKEQISQHIADLSSKAANTPKKKAVVQAKLTATGQVTSPVKGASFVTNTNPRKFSGFSAKPNNSGEAHSSPTPKTSLSSSKCDPKHKDCLLREFRKLCAMVAENPSYNTKTQIIQDFLQKGSAGDGFHGDVYLTVKLLLPGVIKSVYNLNDKQIVKLFSRIFNCNSDDMARDLEQGDVSETIRVFFEQSKSFPPAAKSLLTIQEVDEFLLRLSKLTKEDEQQQALQDIASRCTANDLKCIIRLIKHDLKMNSGAKHVLDALDPNAYDAFKASRNLHDVVERVLRNEQEVKKEPGRKRALSVQASLMTPVQPMLAEACKSIEYAMKKCPNGMFSEIKYDGERVQVHKNGDHFSYFSRSLKPVLPHKVAHFKDYIPQAFPGGHSMILDSEVLLIDNKKGKPLPFGTLGVHKKAAFQDANVCLFVFDCIYFNDVSLMDRPLCERRKFLHDNMVEIPNRIMFSEMKQVAKASDLADMINRVLQEGLEGLVLKDVKGTYEPGKRHWLKVKKDYLNEGAMADTADLVVLGAFYGQGSKGGMMSIFLMGCYDPSSQKWCTVTKCAGGHDDATLARLQKELDMVKISKDPSKIPSWLKINKIYYPDFIVPDPKKAAVWEITGAEFSKSEAHTADGISIRFPRCTRIRDDKDWKSATDLPQLKELYQLSKERAAFAIVAADEGGCTTGGSSGENEGTSGPAVSHEAPRASPKQPSARAKKAGGKLSSSNSKGGNKLAAKPSPVKVGEKRKAPDETPCQAKVRVLLDIFTGVRLYLPPSTPDFSRLRRYFVAFDGDLAQEFDVASATHVLGSRDKNPEAQQVSPEWIWACIRKRRLVAPC comes from the exons ATGACTTTGGCTTTTAAGACCCTCTTACCACCAACTCTCCGCGCGCTCAGCCAAAAAGAACTGTGCCTATTCCGAGAACAGCATCACTGGCCTGACGTAAGACAGTTCAGCCGGTGGTCAGAAACAGTTCTTCGTGGACACCACCTCCTCCAGAGAAGAAAGCCTGTTGTGTCATTCCAGGAAAGCAATCTAAGACCACGTGCCACCTGCCTAGTTTTCTTGCCAGGGTCGCATGTGGGACTCTGCAGTGGCCCCTGTGAGATGGCAGAGCAACGGTTCTGTGTGGACTATGCCAAGCGGGGCACAGCTGGCTGCAAAAAATGCAAGGAAAAGATTGTAAAGGGCGTGTGCCGAATCGGCAAGGTGGTGCCCAATCCCTTTTCAGAGTCAGGGGGCGATATGAAAGAGTGGTACCACATTAAATGCATGTTTGAGAAACTGGAGCGGGCCCGGGCCACcacaaaaaaaattgaggacCTCACAGAGCTGGAAGGCTGGGAAGAGCTGGAAGATAATGAGAAAGAACAGATAAGCCAGCACATTGCAG ATCTGTCTTCCAAGGCAGCAAACACACCAAAGAAGAAAGCTGTTGTCCAGGCTAAGTTGACAGCCACTGGCCAGGTGACATCTCCAGTGAAAGGTGCCTCATTTGTCACCAATACCAATCCCCGGAAATTTTCTGGCTTTTCAG CGAAGCCCAACAACTCTGGGGAAGCCCACTCAAGCCCTACCCCTAAGACAAGTCTGTCCTCAAGCAAATGTGACCCTAAGCACAAGGATTGTCTGCTACGCGAGTTTCGGAAGTTGTGTGCCATGGTGGCTGAAAATCCTAGCTACAACACGAAGACCCAGATCATCCAGGACTTCCTTCAGAAAGGCTCAGCAGGAG ATGGTTTCCACGGTGACGTGTACCTAACAGTGAAGCTGCTGCTGCCGGGTGTTATTAAGAGTGTTTACAACTTGAATGATAAGCAGATTGTGAAGCTTTTCAGCCGCATTTTTAACTGCAACTCAGATGATATGGCACGAGACCTAGAGCAG GGTGACGTGTCAGAGACAATCAGAGTCTTCTTTGAGCAGAGCAAGTCTTTCCCCCCAGCTGCCAAGAGCCTTCTTACCATCCAGGAGGTGGATGAATTCCTCCTGCGGCTCTCCAAGCTCACCAAGGAGGACGAGCAGCAGCAGGCCCTGCAGGACATCGCCTCCAG GTGTACAGCCAATGACCTTAAGTGCATCATCAGGTTGATCAAACATGATCTGAAGATGAACTCAGGTGCAAAACATGT GTTAGATGCCCTAGACCCCAATGCCTACGACGCCTTCAAAGCCTCGCGCAACCTGCACGATGTGGTGGAGCGGGTCCTCCGCAACGAGCAGGAGGTGAAGAAGGAGCCAGGCCGGAAACGAGCTCTGAGTGTCCAGGCCTCACTGATGACCCCGGTGCAGCCCATGCTG GCCGAGGCCTGCAAGTCCATCGAGTACGCGATGAAGAAGTGTCCGAATGGCATGTTCTCTGAGATCAAGTATGATGGGGAGCGAGTCCAGGTGCATAAGAACGGGGACCACTTCAGCTACTTCAGCCGCAGTCTCAAGCCAGTCTTGCCGCACAAG GTGGCCCACTTTAAGGACTACATCCCCCAGGCTTTCCCTGGGGGCCACAGCATGATCTTGGACTCTGAGGTGCTCCTGATCGACAACAAGAAAGGCAAACCACTGCCCTTTGGGACTCTGGGAGTGCACAAG AAAGCTGCCTTCCAGGATGCTAATGTCTGCCTGTTTGTTTTTGATTGTATCTACTTCAATGATGTCAGCTTGATGGATAG gcctctgtgtGAACGGCGGAAGTTTCTTCACGATAACATGGTTGAAATTCCCAACCGGATCATGTTCTCAGAAATGAAGCAAGTCGCA AAAGCTTCCGACTTGGCTGACATGATCAACCGGGTGCTCCAAGAGGGCTTGGAAGGGCTGGTGCTGAAGGACGTGAAG GGTACATATGAGCCTGGAAAGCGTCACTGGCTGAAAGTGAAGAAGGACTATTTGAACGAGGGGGCCATGGCTGACACAGCTGACCTGGTGGTGCTTGGGGCCTTCTATGGGCAAGGGAGCAAAG gtGGCATGATGTCCATCTTCCTCATGGGCTGCTATGACCCGAGCAGCCAGAAGTGGTGCACAGTCACCAAGTGCGCAGGAGGTCACGACGACGCGACGCTCGCCCGCCTACAGAAGGAACTGGACATGGTGAAGATCAGCAAG GATCCCAGCAAGATACCCAGCTggctgaaaatcaataagatctACTATCCTGACTTCATCGTTCCAGACCCAAAG AAAGCTGCAGTGTGGGAGATCACAGGGGCTGAATTCTCGAAATCTGAGGCTCACACAGCCGATGGGATCTCCATCCGTTTCCCTCGCTGCACCCGAATCCGTGATGATAAGGACTGGAAGTCTGCCACTGACCTCCCCCAACTCAAG GAACTGTACCAGCTCTCCAAGGAGCGGGCGGCTTTCGCCATAGTGGCCGCAGATGAGGGGGGCTGCACTACAGGGGGCAGCAGCGGAGAGAACGAGGGCACCTCGGGGCCAGCTGTGTCCCACGAGGCCCCGAGAGCCTCCCCCAAGCAGCCCTCCGCCCGTGCCAAGAAGGCAGGAGGGAAGCTGAGTAGCTCCAACAGCAAAGGCG GCAACAAGCTGGCTGCAAAGCCTTCCCCTGTGAAAGTGGGAGAGAAGCGGAAGGCTCCTGATGAGACCCCATGCCAAGCAAAAGTGAGG GTGCTGCTGGACATCTTCACCGGGGTGCGGCTCTACCTGCCGCCCTCCACGCCAGACTTCAGCCGTCTCCGACGCTACTTTGTGGCATTCGATGGGGACCTGGCGCAGGAATTTGACGTGGCCTCAGCCACACACGTGCTGGGTAGCAGGGACAAGAACCCTGAGGCCCAGCAGGTCTCCCCGGA